From the genome of Fundulus heteroclitus isolate FHET01 chromosome 7, MU-UCD_Fhet_4.1, whole genome shotgun sequence, one region includes:
- the LOC118563621 gene encoding olfactory receptor 4Q2-like codes for MDNVSVVRIFTLTGLNETMDHRTAIFSLTLVYYCVVLFLNISLIVIIVLDENLHEPMYVLLCCVCINAVYGTTGFYPKFLLDLLSFSQEMSYGWCLFQTSLLYYYACCELSILALMAYDRYLAICRPLHYHTLMTRRRLSQLVSFSWLTPFCIVSINILATSRLELCGFTIRRLFCVNWIIVKLACPNSNTLLNNIASYAAIVIYVSHGFFIVWTYMHLVRTCATSKDDRMKFMQTCVPHLISLTTFVTVIVFDLMYMRFGSAQMPQSLQNLIAIEYLLFPPMMNPLIYGFKLTKIRNRILSLIYVRIQ; via the coding sequence ATGGATAATGTTTCTGTTGTAAGAATCTTCACTCTCACTGGGTTAAATGAGACAATGGACCACAGAACTGCTATATTCTCGCTCACTTTGGTTTATTActgtgtggttttatttttaaacatctccCTCATTGTCATTATTGTTTTGGATGAAAACTTGCATGAACCTATGTATGTTTTACTTTGCTGTGTTTGCATTAATGCAGTTTATGGCACGACCGGTTTCTACCCTAAATTCCTGTTAGACCTGCTGTCGTTTTCTCAGGAAATGTCCTATGGCTGGTGTCTCTTTCAAACTTCTCTCTTGTACTACTACGCATGCTGTGAGCTGTCTATCCTGGCCCTCATGGCCTACGACCGGTACCTGGCCATCTGTCGGCCGCTGCACTACCACACATTGATGACCAGGAGGAGACTCTCTCAGCTGGTGAGTTTCTCCTGGCTGACTCCTTTCTGCATTGTATCAATCAATATTTTGGCCACATCCAGACTGGAGCTATGCGGGTTTACAATTAGGAGACTCTTCTGTGTGAACTGGATCATTGTTAAGCTTGCCTGCCCCAACAGCAACACCCTCTTAAATAACATTGCTTCATATGCAGCAATTGTAATCTATGTCTCTCATGGCTTTTTCATCGTTTGGACTTACATGCACCTCGTGCGAACATGTGCAACCTCCAAAGATGACAGGATGAAGTTCATGCAGACATGCGTGCCTCATTTGATCTCTCTGACCACTTTCGTGACTGTGATTGTTTTTGATTTGATGTATATGCGCTTTGGCTCTGCACAAATGCCCCAAAGCCTTCAAAACTTAATCGCTATAGAGTATCTGCTTTTTCCTCCAATGATGAACCCTTTAATATACGGATTCAAATTGACCAAAATACGAAACAGAATCCTGAGCTTAATTTATGTTAGGATACAATAA
- the LOC105916465 gene encoding olfactory receptor 52D1-like has product MAYDRYLAICRPLHYHTLMTRRRLSQLEISYDWCLFQIFVLYSYASCELSILALMAYDRYLAICRPLHYHTLMTRRRLSQLVSFSWLTPFSILSISILLTSRLELCRFTIKRLFCVNWMIVQLACPNSNTLSNSIASYATILIYVSHGCFIVWTYMHLVRTCATSKESRVKFMQTCVPHLISLTTFVTVIFFDLMYIRFGSAEIPQSLQNFIAIEFLLFPPMMNPLIYGFKLTKIRNRILSIIYATTH; this is encoded by the exons ATGGCCTACGACCGGTACCTGGCCATCTGTCGGCCGCTGCACTACCACACACTGATGACCAGGAGGAGACTCTCTCAGCTG GAAATCTCCTATGACTGGTGTCTCTTTCAAATATTTGTCTTGTACTCCTACGCGTCTTGTGAGCTGTCTATCCTGGCCCTCATGGCCTACGACCGGTACCTGGCCATCTGTCGGCCGCTGCACTACCACACATTGATGACCAGGAGGAGACTCTCTCAGCTGGTGAGTTTCTCCTGGCTCACTCCTTTCTCCATATTATCAATCAGTATTCTGCTCACATCCAGACTGGAGCTATGCAGGTTTACAATTAAGAGACTCTTCTGTGTGAACTGGATGATTGTTCAGCTCGCCTGCCCCAACAGCAACACCCTCTCAAATAGCATAGCTTCATATGCAACAATTTTAATCTATGTCTCTCATGGCTGTTTCATCGTTTGGACTTACATGCACCTCGTGCGAACATGTGCAACCTCCAAAGAAAGCAGGGTGAAGTTCATGCAGACATGCGTGCCTCATTTGATCTCTCTGACCACTTTCGTGACTGTGATATTTTTCGATTTGATGTATATACGATTTGGCTCTGCAGAAATTCCTCAAAGCCTTCAAAACTTTATCGCTATAGAGTTTCTACTCTTTCCCCCGATGATGAACCCTTTGATATACGGATTCAAATTGACCAAAATACGAAACAGAATCCTGAGCATAATTTATGCAACAACACATTAA